A single genomic interval of Saccharomyces eubayanus strain FM1318 chromosome IV, whole genome shotgun sequence harbors:
- the MIS1 gene encoding trifunctional formate-tetrahydrofolate ligase/methenyltetrahydrofolate cyclohydrolase/methylenetetrahydrofolate dehydrogenase MIS1: MLSRVSLLRNSRAFQQAKWRTYRFQVSPTVHASYYHILSGGKLAQSIREKADDEIKSIKLKHPNFKPTLKIIQVGGRPDSSTYVRMKLKASKDSGVDCVIEKFPPEITELELLKRIADINDDESIHGLLIQLPLPRHLDETTITNAVDYKKDVDGFHRFNAGELAKKGGKPYFIPCTPHGCMKLLEEAHVKLDGKNAVVIGRSSIVGNPVASLLKNANATVTICHSHTKNVAQVVSQADIIVAACGMPQYVKGEWIKEGAVVIDVGINYVPDNSKKSGQRLVGDVEFDSVKEKASYITPVPGGVGPMTVAMLVSNVLLAAKRQFVESEKLPTINPLPLHLKTPVPSDIDISRAQSPKHINQVAEELGIHSHELELYGHYKAKISPSILERLESRENGKYVLVAGITPTPLGEGKSTTTMGLVQALSAHLGKPSIANVRQPSLGPTLGVKGGAAGGGYAQVIPMDEFNLHLTGDIHAIGAANNLLAAAIDTRMFHESTQKNDATFYKRLVPRKNGKRKFTPSMQRRLGRLGINKQDPDTLTPEEINKFSRLNINPDTITIRRVVDINDRMLRQITIGEAATEKGLTRTTGFDITVASELMAILALSKNLHEMKERIGRMVIGANYDNEPVTVEDVGCTGALTALLRDAIKPNLMQTLEGTPVMVHAGPFANISIGASSVIADLMALKLVGTVKNPLNTKDTHEPGYVVTEAGFDFAMGGERFFDIKCRSSGLVPDTVVLVATVRALKSHGGAPNVKPGQPLPKEYTEENVDFVAKGVNNLVKQIENIKTFGIPVVVAINRFETDSQAEIEVIKKAALNAGASHAVTSNHWMEGGKGALDLAHAVVNATKEPKNFEFLYDVNNSIEDKLTSIVQKMYGGAKIEVSPEAQKKIDAYKEQGFGNLPICIAKTQYSLSHDPSLKGVPTGFTFPIRDVRASIGAGYLYALAAEIQTIPGLSTYAGYMAVEVDDDGEIEGLF, translated from the coding sequence ATGTTGTCTAGAGTATCTTTATTGAGAAACTCAAGAGCCTTTCAGCAGGCCAAATGGCGCACTTATCGCTTCCAGGTTTCGCCAACTGTACATGCTTCATACTACCACATCCTGTCTGGTGGGAAACTTGCTCAGTCTATTCGTGAAAAGGCTGATGACGAAATAAAATCCATTAAATTGAAACATCCCAATTTCAAGCctactttgaaaattattcaaGTTGGAGGCAGACCCGACTCGTCCACCTATGTGAGAATGAAGTTGAAAGCTTCGAAGGATAGTGGCGTGGACTGTGTCATAGAGAAATTTCCACCAGAAATAACCGAACTCGAGCTTTTGAAGAGAATTGCCGACATCAACGATGACGAATCTATTCATGGGCTGTTAATTCAATTACCATTGCCTCGTCATTTGGATGAAACAACAATCACAAATGCTGTTGACTACAAAAAAGACGTTGATGGGTTTCATAGATTTAATGCTGGTGAATTGGCCAAAAAGGGTGGTAAACCATACTTTATTCCATGTACTCCTCACGGTTGCATGAAGTTACTCGAAGAGGCTCATGTCAAGTTAGATGGAAAGAACGCCGTAGTGATAGGTAGATCTAGTATTGTCGGGAACCCAGTTGCCTcgttattgaaaaatgccAATGCAACAGTAACCATTTGTCACAGTCATACAAAGAATGTTGCTCAGGTAGTTTCCCAGGCTGACATAATTGTTGCAGCTTGCGGTATGCCTCAATACGTTAAAGGAGAGTGGATCAAAGAAGGTGCCGTAGTTATCGATGTTGGTATTAACTATGTTCCTGATAATAGCAAGAAAAGCGGACAGAGATTAGTTGGTGATGTTGAATTTGACTCTGTAAAGGAAAAGGCATCTTACATAACTCCCGTTCCTGGTGGAGTGGGGCCAATGACTGTGGCTATGCTTGTTTCTAATGTACTCTTAGCCGCAAAGAGACAGTTTGTGGAATCTGAAAAGCTTCCAACTATCAATCCTCTTCCCCTACACCTGAAAACACCAGTTCCATCAGATATTGATATTTCAAGAGCCCAAAGCCCAAAACACATCAATCAAGTGGCCGAGGAATTGGGTATTCACTCACACGAACTGGAACTGTATGGCCATTATAAGGCGAAGATTTCTCCAAGTATCCTCGAAAGATTAGAATCTCGTGAGAACGGTAAATACGTCCTTGTTGCGGGTATTACCCCAACCCCATTGGGTGAAGGTAAATCCACTACAACTATGGGACTGGTGCAAGCCTTATCTGCCCATTTAGGCAAACCTTCCATTGCGAATGTTAGACAGCCCTCCTTGGGCCCTACTTTGGGTGTTAAAGGTGGTGCTGCCGGTGGTGGTTACGCTCAAGTTATTCCTATGGACGAGTTCAACCTACATTTAACCGGTGATATCCACGCTATTGGGGCCGCCAATAACCTGCTTGCAGCTGCTATTGACACCAGAATGTTCCATGAATCTACCCAGAAGAACGACGCAACATTTTATAAGAGATTAGttccaagaaagaatgGTAAGAGAAAGTTCACCCCATCTATGCAAAGAAGACTTGGAAGATTAGGTATCAATAAGCAAGACCCTGATACCTTGACGCCCGAGGAAATCAACAAATTTTCCAGACTGAATATCAATCCTGATACTATCACAATCAGAAGAGTTGTCGATATCAATGACAGAATGTTGAGACAAATTACCATTGGAGAAGCTGCTACAGAAAAGGGCCTCACAAGAACTACTGGATTTGATATCACTGTTGCCTCTGAATTGATGGCTATCCTAGCTTTATCCAAAAACTTGCACGAAATGAAGGAACGTATTGGACGTATGGTTATTGGTGCCAATTATGATAATGAACCAGTAACTGTAGAAGACGTTGGTTGTACTGGCGCTCTGACTGCATTGTTACGTGATGCCATCAAACCTAACTTAATGCAAACGTTAGAAGGTACACCCGTAATGGTCCATGCTGGTCCTTTTGCTAATATTTCTATCGGTGCATCGTCAGTCATTGCAGACTTAATGGCATTAAAACTTGTAGGCACAGTCAAGAACCCATTAAACACCAAGGACACCCATGAACCTGGTTATGTGGTCACTGAAGCAGGATTTGATTTTGCCATGGGTGGTGAAagattctttgatatcaaaTGTCGTTCCTCTGGATTAGTACCAGATACAGTTGTCTTAGTCGCTACAGTAAGAGCCTTAAAATCTCACGGAGGTGCTCCAAATGTTAAGCCAGGACAACCATTACCAAAGGAATACACAGAAGAAAACGTTGATTTCGTCGCCAAGGGTGTTAATAACCTGGTCAAGCAAATcgaaaacatcaaaactTTCGGAATACCAGTTGTTGTAGCAATCAACAGATTTGAAACGGACTCACAAGCAGAAATCGAAGTAATCAAAAAAGCTGCATTGAACGCGGGAGCATCTCATGCCGTTACTTCTAATCACTGGATGGAAGGTGGTAAAGGTGCATTAGACTTGGCTCATGCCGTGGTCAATGCAACaaaagaaccaaaaaactttgaatttttgtaCGACGTCAACAACTCAATTGAAGATAAACTTACTAGCATCGTTCAAAAGATGTATGGAGGAGCAAAAATCGAAGTTTCACCAGAGgcccaaaaaaagattgaCGCTTATAAGGAACAAGGATTCGGTAATCTTCCTATCTGTATTGCTAAGACGCAATACTCATTGTCGCATGATCCATCTTTGAAGGGTGTTCCTACTGGCTTCACGTTCCCAATTAGAGATGTGAGAGCTTCAATCGGTGCAGGATATTTATATGCCCTAGCTGCAGAAATACAAACTATACCAGGTTTATCAACATATGCTGGTTACATGGCTGTAGAAGTTGACGACGACGGTGAGATTGAAGGTCTATTTTAG
- the SPT7 gene encoding SAGA histone acetyltransferase complex subunit SPT7, which produces MTEKIPITNYQRTNAKPLLKLTEKLFRRNIFDLYLTAQQLVVLGYLLAIPSEEDKLKAWDYFMKGNITLNVEKSFPSTQEKEQGSIISSTGDAQPDNVSSETVEITTENHNNNNNDTNNNNDNSNSNSESQCEDKGPEPNTNDEDNVNNDVEEDLFKLDLEDLKQQISGPKFIGNLSLKIRYVLWQCAIDYMYSDHNEFDDGDEMEYALLDVEKEEEEEEKEKEKDDETEAPQNQENIPKFTEDENYDDEDDNYEEDTTFEKKDDFIENGNGIPSSNIEIDDERRLLLNISISKETLSKLKTSNVEGIMGNWNKIYHSLEYDKETMIKRLRLEESDKMIEKGKRKRSRSDLEIASDEENNKNIDSKPETNDILSAIEGETFSDTGNKRPKQNKLDLTVNLGIENLSLKHLLSSVQENKSRLGISDYELKHLIMDVRKNRSKWTSDERIGQEELYEACEKVVLELRNFTEHSTPFLNKVSKREAPNYHQIIKKSMDLNTVLKKLKSFQYDSKQAFVDDVMLIWKNCLTYNSDPSHFLRGHAIAMQKKSLQLIPMIPNITIRNRADLEKEIEDMEKDKDYEVDEEEEVAGSGRKGLNMGAHMLAKENDKGSKRGTSKTTEKETSTDIDKATSTILEGGEDELDSPKEEKEDDQTASPNVTFSETGGKKELRENEKYDEHQSVEESKKAEGCEKENENGRDGEVSKNDTENKRQSKVDEGNEVREENDGEGEKVNENEEEEEEEEEEEEEEEEEEEEEEDEEDMADSQSYLLEKDDDKDDLEISVWKTVTAKVRAEICLKRASYFKNGKLNIDSEAYLKNPQRMKMFDQLFSEYKEQKALESYRQKMEQDSIMKNGFGTVLKQEDDDQLQFHNDHPLNGNEGFEKQPNDIELDDTRFLQEYDISNAIPDILYEGVNTKTLDKMEDISVERMLQNGMTRQSLFLANKDLGLTPQMNQNITLVQQIRHICHKISLIRMLQSPLSAQSSRNNPNAFLNSHIYNYTVIDDSLDIDPVSQLPTHDYKNNRELIWKFMHKNISKVAMANGFETAHSSAINMLTEVAGDYLSNLIKTLKLHHETNSLNRGTNVEMLQTTLLENGINRPDDLYSYVESEFGKKTKKLQDIKHKLENFLRALLRPTLQELSERNFEDESQSFFTGDFASELTGEDFFGFKELGLEKEFGVLSSSVPLQLLTTQFQTVDGETKVQDKKIQPEESDSITYSKITKGLLDAGSFWNTLLPLLRKDYERSKAYIAKQSKSSATNDRILPTSTEDNSFALLEEDQFISKKSASKARLPPTGKISTAYKKKPISNAFILPEEDPEKSEKGDPNTTIHSTVHTENEMGSSLFLETPQPLDSLNMDDPFNDSNVGTNSSFSLSLPRLNQ; this is translated from the coding sequence atgacYGAAAAAATACCAATAACGAACTATCAAAGGACAAATGCCAAACCTTTACTGAAATTGactgaaaaactttttagAAGAAACATTTTCGATCTCTATTTGACTGCCCAACAATTGGTTGTTCTCGGATATTTATTGGCAATTCCaagtgaagaagacaaactCAAAGCATGGGATTATTTCATGAAAGGAAACATAACGTTAAACGTCGAAAAATCGTTCCCATCGACTCAGGAAAAGGAACAGGGTAGTATAATATCCTCCACTGGTGATGCTCAACCTGACAATGTATCGTCGGAAACAGTAGAGATAACTACAGAAAATcacaacaataataataatgatactaataataataatgataatagtaatagcAATAGCGAAAGTCAATGCGAAGATAAAGGCCCTGAACCCAACACaaacgatgaagataatgTCAATAatgatgttgaagaagacttATTTAAGCTGGATTTAGAAGACTTGAAACAGCAAATAAGTGGTCCAAAGTTTATCGGAAATctgtctttgaaaatcaGGTATGTCTTATGGCAATGTGCTATAGATTATATGTATAGTGACCATAACGAatttgatgatggtgatgaaatGGAATATGCCCTACTAgatgttgaaaaggaagaggaagaggaagagaaagagaaagagaaagatgatgaaacgGAAGCACCgcaaaaccaagaaaatatcCCTAAGTTTACCGAAGATGAAAATTatgacgacgaagatgataaCTATGAGGAAGACACcacatttgaaaagaaagacgaTTTTATAGAAAATGGCAATGGTATTCCCTCTTCtaatattgaaattgatgatgAACGACGCCTGTTGTTGAACATTTCTATATCAAAGGAAACATTATCGAAGTTGAAAACTAGTAACGTTGAAGGGATTATGGGAAACTGGAACAAAATTTACCACAGTCTTGAATACGATAAAGAAACTATGATAAAGCGCTTAAGGCTGGAGGAAAGTGATAAAATGATAGAGAAAggaaagaggaaaagaagtCGAAGCGATTTGGAAATAGCTtccgatgaagaaaacaataaaaatatagacAGTAAGCCAGAAACAAACGATATACTGTCTGCAATTGAAGGCGAGACATTTAGTGACACTGGGAATAAACGTCCCAAACAGAATAAGTTAGATTTAACAGTCAATCTAGGGATCGAGAATTTATCATTAAAGCACCTTCTGTCTTCagttcaagaaaacaaatctCGCTTAGGTATATCAGATTACGAACTGAAACACCTTATTATGGATGTTAGAAAAAATCGATCGAAATGGACATCAGATGAAAGAATTGGCCAAGAAGAATTATATGAAGCCTGCGAAAAGGTTGTATTAGAACTAAGAAACTTTACTGAGCACTCAACACCATTTCTAAATAAAGTGAGCAAAAGGGAAGCCCCAAATTATCACCAGATTATAAAAAAGTCCATGGATCTCAATacagttttgaaaaaattgaaaagcttTCAGTATGACTCCAAACAAGCATTTGTTGACGATGTTATGCTAATATGGAAAAATTGCCTAACCTATAACTCGGACCCTTCACACTTTTTGAGGGGGCATGCTATTGCTATGCAAAAGAAATCTCTTCAATTGATCCCTATGATTCCAAATATCACAATCCGTAACAGAGCAGACCTAGAGAAAGAAATCGAAGACATGGAAAAGGACAAAGACTACGAAGtggatgaagaggaagaagttGCCGGTTCTGGGAGAAAAGGACTGAATATGGGTGCTCATATGTTAGCAAAGGAGAATGACAAAGGTTCCAAAAGGGGTACCTCTAAAACCACCGAGAAGGAAACTTCAACTGATATTGACAAAGCAACTTCAACAATTCTTGAGGGGGGAGAAGACGAACTGGACTctccaaaagaagaaaaggaagatgaCCAAACCGCTTCACCCAATGTAACTTTTAGTGAAACTGgcggaaaaaaagaactcAGGGAAAATGAGAAATATGACGAACATCAAAGTGTTgaagaaagtaaaaaagCTGAGGGATGCGAAAAGGAGAACGAAAACGGACGAGATGGGgaagtttccaaaaatgaCACAGAAAACAAGCGACAAAGTAAAGTCGACGAGGGAAATGAAGTAAGAGAAGAGAATGATGgagaaggagaaaaagtaaatgagaatgaagaagaagaggaagaggaagaagaagaagaagaagaagaagaagaagaagaagaagaagaggaggatGAGGAGGATATGGCCGACTCTCAATCCTATttacttgaaaaagacGATGATAAGGACGACTTGGAGATTTCTGTTTGGAAAACTGTGACTGCTAAAGTTCGTGCTGAGATCTGCTTGAAAAGAGCGAGTTATTTTAAAAATGGAAAGTTAAATATCGATTCGGAAGCATACCTGAAAAACCCAcaaagaatgaaaatgtTCGATCAGTTGTTCTCAGAATATAAGGAACAGAAAGCTCTGGAATCATATCGTCAGAAAATGGAGCAAGATTCAATCATGAAAAACGGTTTCGGGACAGTTTTGAAGCAGGAGGACGACGATCAACTGCAATTTCATAATGATCATCCCTTGAATGGGAATGAgggttttgaaaaacaaccCAATGATATTGAATTGGACGACACCAGATTTTTGCAAGAGTATGACATCAGTAACGCTATTCCTGACATATTGTATGAAGGAGTGAACACGAAGACACTGGACAAAATGGAAGATATTTCTGTAGAACGCATGCTTCAAAACGGGATGACCAGGCAAAGCCTGTTTTTAGCTAACAAGGATTTGGGTCTTACACCTCAAATGAACCAAAACATCACACTCGTACAACAGATTAGACACATTTGTCACAAGATATCTTTGATTAGAATGCTACAAAGTCCGTTGTCAGCCCAAAGCTCTAGAAACAACCCTAACGCCTTTCTTAACAGCCACATCTATAACTACACCGTTATTGATGATTCACTTGACATTGACCCAGTATCGCAACTTCCAACTCATGATTACAAGAACAACAGGGAACTTATATGGAAATTCATGCATAAGAACATATCTAAGGTAGCTATGGCAAATGGATTTGAAACTGCTCACTCTTCCGCAATAAATATGCTTACCGAAGTTGCAGGGGATTACTTATCCAATTTGATCAAGACCTTAAAACTACATCATGAAACCAATTCTTTAAATAGAGGTACAAACGTAGAAATGTTACAAACAACACTACTGGAGAATGGGATCAATAGACCAGATGACTTGTATTCCTATGTCGAATCGGAGTTTGgcaaaaagacaaagaagcTTCAAGACATTAAGCACAAGCTAGAGAACTTTTTAAGGGCCTTACTAAGGCCAACTCTACAAGAACTATCTGagagaaattttgaagatgagaGCCAAAGTTTCTTTACTGGTGATTTTGCAAGTGAACTAACTGGAGAAgatttctttggtttcaAAGAACTTGGTCTAGAAAAGGAGTTTGGCGTTTTGAGTTCGTCTGTTCCATTGCAACTGCTGACCACCCAATTCCAAACTGTCGATGGGGAAACTAAAGTGCAGGATAAGAAAATCCAACCTGAAGAATCTGACAGCATCACGTATAGCAAGATTACAAAAGGCCTGCTTGATGCGGGTTCGTTCTGGAACACTTTACTTCCACTGCTAAGGAAAGATTATGAGCGCTCCAAAGCATATATAGCAAAACAGAGCAAATCCTCAGCAACAAACGATAGAATTCTACCTACTTCAACTGAGGACAATTCCTTTGCTCTCTTAGAAGAAGACCAATTTATTTCGAAGAAATCCGCATCAAAAGCAAGATTACCTCCTACTGGTAAAATAAGTACTGCgtacaagaagaaaccaaTTTCAAATGCCTTCATACttccagaagaagaccCAGAGAAGAGCGAAAAAGGTGATCCAAATACAACTATACATTCTACAGTGCatacagaaaatgaaatgggATCTTCCctatttttggaaacacCTCAACCACTGGATTCTTTGAACATGGACGACCCCTTTAATGATTCAAACGTGGGCACCAATAGTTCCTTTAGTTTGAGCCTTCCCCGTTTAAATCAGTAA
- a CDS encoding KH domain-containing protein encodes MSSSSSRFIESTESSKGLAPFSARVLLSLLEAELLVGTEDCGPIGTFLKEVETQKNAKLALSEVKEGCSDRVLIIESEDARNVCEALAKILECFTGDDEIMEKLHQNDHKFHFLKILLPTPTEFDFEKVTNKNMLTTVRLLFSNSETSAIIGKNGVVIKKLMDDNEVRILASKHCLPDSEDRVLEIQGLPSSIGQTWLHISQLDMEPTSESSSNDKRSERMYFPHLAKALRGSNDRSAEFKSTVMIPEEFVGALVGRGGNRIANLRKYTKTKILIENQDNAKGKPSQERAFTIVGNLERNVQIAEKMLFNNLKTERERRQNYSSKKSSEILSSS; translated from the coding sequence atgtcttcttcatcttcaagaTTTATAGAATCCACCGAAAGCTCTAAAGGGCTTGCCCCCTTTTCTGCAAGAGTCCTACTTTCCTTGTTAGAAGCCGAACTCTTGGTCGGTACAGAGGACTGTGGTCCAATTGGTACATTCCTTAAAGAGGTCGAGACACAAAAAAACGCAAAACTGGCGTTGTCCGAAGTCAAAGAAGGTTGTTCTGATAGAGTCTTAATTATCGAAAGTGAGGACGCTAGAAACGTCTGTGAAGCTCTGGCAAAGATTTTGGAATGCTTTACTGGCGATGATGAGATCATGGAAAAACTGCACCAAAATGACCAtaaatttcatttcttgaaaattctTCTCCCCACACCAACGGagtttgattttgagaaagttacaaacaaaaatatgcTAACTACAGTTAGATTacttttttccaattcagAAACTTCTGCTATTATTGGAAAGAATGGCGTTGTGATTAAGAAGCTAATGGATGACAACGAGGTCAGAATACTTGCCTCGAAGCATTGCTTACCAGACAGCGAAGATCGGGTACTAGAAATCCAAGGTCTGCCATCCTCCATTGGCCAAACTTGGCTGCATATTTCCCAATTGGATATGGAGCCCACCTCAGAAAGTTCGTCTAATGATAAGCGTTCGGAAAGGATGTATTTTCCTCATCTTGCAAAGGCTCTAAGAGGCTCTAATGATAGATCAGCAGAGTTTAAATCTACCGTCATGATTCCGGAAGAATTTGTCGGCGCTCTTGTGGGTAGAGGTGGTAATAGAATTGCTaatttgagaaaatataCTAAGACCAAGATACTAATTGAAAACCAAGATAATGCAAAGGGGAAACCTTCACAAGAAAGAGCTTTCACCATTGTGGGAAACTTGGAAAGAAATGTCCAAATTGCTGAAAAGATGCTATTTAACAATTTGAAGACTGAAAGGGAAAGACGTCAAAATTATTCCTCAAAAAAGTCATCAGAGATTTTATCCAGTAGCTGA
- the AAC3 gene encoding ADP/ATP carrier protein AAC3: MSSDTKQQESSFAINFLMGGVSAAVAKTAASPIERVKILIQNQDEMIKQGTLETKYSGIVDCFKRTAKQEGMISFWRGNTANVIRYFPTQALNFAFKDKIKLMFGFKKEEGYGKWFAGNLASGGAAGALSLLFVYSLDFARTRLAADAKSSKKGSTRQFNGLVDVYKKTLKSDGIAGLYRGFMPSVVGIVVYRGLYFGLFDSLKPLVLTGSLDGSFLASFLLGWVVTTGASTCSYPLDTVRRRMMMTSGQAVKYDGAMDCLRKIVAAEGVGSLFKGCGANILRSVAGAGVISMYDQLQMILFGKKFK, from the coding sequence atgagtaGTGACACTAAGCAACAAGAATCGAGCTTTGCTATTAATTTCTTAATGGGTGGTGTCAGTGCGGCAGTTGCCAAGACCGCTGCCTCACCCATTGAGAGAGTCAAGATCTTGATTCAAAACCAAGATGAAATGATAAAGCAAGGGACTCTGGAAACAAAGTATTCCGGTATTGTAGACTGTTTCAAGAGAACCGCTAAACAAGAGGGTATGATCTCATTTTGGAGAGGAAATACTGCAAATGTTATTCGTTATTTCCCCACCCAGGCTTTAAATTTTGCCTTCAAAGATAAAATTAAATTAATGTTTGGTTTcaaaaaagaggaaggtTATGGTAAATGGTTTGCAGGTAATCTAGCCTCTGGTGGTGCTGCGGGTGCCCTTTCGTTActatttgtttattctttAGATTTCGCCAGAACAAGGTTGGCTGCCGATGCTAAATCATCCAAGAAGGGCAGCACACGCCAATTCAACGGGCTGGTTGATGtttacaaaaaaactttaaaatcTGACGGTATTGCTGGACTGTACAGAGGGTTCATGCCTTCAGTAGTTGGTATCGTTGTTTATAGAGGGTTGTATTTTGGGTTATTCGATTCTCTCAAGCCACTGGTACTAACCGGGTCATTAGACGGATCATTTTTAGCTTCGTTCTTATTGGGTTGGGTGGTTACTACAGGTGCTTCAACATGTTCATACCCATTGGACACGGtgagaagaagaatgatGATGACTTCCGGTCAAGCCGTCAAATATGATGGTGCTATGGATTGCCTAAGGAAGATCGTAGCAGCCGAAGGGGTCGGATCATTATTCAAAGGCTGCGGTGCCAATATTCTAAGGAGTGTTGCTGGAGCAGGTGTTATCTCCATGTATGATCAATTGCAGATGATATTATTTGGTAAGAAATTCAAGTAG
- the UBC4 gene encoding E2 ubiquitin-conjugating protein UBC4 codes for MGPADSPYAGGVFFLSIHFPTDYPFKPPKISFTTKIYHPNINANGNICLDILKDQWSPALTLSKVLLSICSLLTDANPDDPLVPEIAHIYKTDRSKYEATAREWTKKYAV; via the coding sequence ATGGGCCCCGCCGATTCTCCATATGCCGGtggtgttttctttttgtccaTCCATTTCCCAACCGATTACCCATTCAAGCCACCAAAGATCTCCTTCACAACCAAGATATATCACCCAAATATCAACGCCAACGGTAACATTTGTCTGGACATCCTAAAGGACCAATGGTCCCCCGCTCTAACTTTATCAAAAGTTCTATTATCCATCTGCTCTTTGTTGACGGATGCCAACCCAGACGATCCTTTGGTGCCAGAAATCGCTCACATTTACAAGACTGATAGATCCAAGTACGAAGCTACAGCCAGAGAATGGACTAAGAAATACGCTGTATAA
- the TEC1 gene encoding Tec1p produces MSLKVDDFGTDCSRSIETYNDRIFDVYIQKDSYSQSGLDGMFPEPGIRSDACVKNEAEDGIDLANAPPQFELVNTGLGAKSDRLRSPSVKGAFTDKQRKNEVPSIAVNNYFSGQSSENTSTTESWGIGCDKWSEKVEEAFFEALKLIMKNGTTKIKIRNANFGRNELISLYIKHQTNEFRTKKQISSHIQVWKKTIQNKVKDSLTLSQREEELLHLIEHGAEQAAETSNMFYDIFEEIIDSLPSINDATNSTPNNLHASNTSNNALSVHSRLLTPITASNEKKIENFIKHNAASQAKTPLIYAKHIYENMDGYKCVPSERHLRQLSPTESHHGGVFDKDKISSKEAILETARNIEIEQRKIINKYQRLSRIQGQESNTEFSSNSNSGSEYESEEEVVPRSAAEPQLQGRLAPYYKNNGMPYPLSKVRTRPMYPRPAEDVYNSNYAQGLPQYQSSYFSQLLLSSPQHYEHSPHQRNFTQSNQSHGNFY; encoded by the coding sequence ATGAGTCTTAAAGTAGATGACTTTGGCACAGACTGCTCTAGAAGTATAGAAACATATAATGACAGAATCTTTGATGTATACATACAGAAGGATTCGTATTCCCAGTCGGGTCTAGATGGCATGTTTCCAGAACCTGGTATTCGGAGCGATGCTTGTGTGAAAAATGAAGCGGAAGATGGCATCGACCTCGCCAACGCGCCTCCTCAGTTTGAACTGGTCAATACTGGGCTGGGAGCTAAATCAGATCGTCTAAGGTCTCCATCAGTGAAGGGTGCGTTCACCGATAAACAGAGGAAAAATGAAGTACCAAGCATAGCTGTTAACAATTACTTTTCTGGACAAAGTAGCGAAAATACGTCAACAACGGAATCTTGGGGCATCGGCTGCGATAAGTGGTCCGAAAAAGTGGAAGAAGCATTCTTTGAAGCTCTCAAActgataatgaaaaacgGCACCacgaaaataaaaataagaaacgCCAATTTCGGAAGAAATGAACTCATTTCATTATACATCAAGCATCAAACCAATGAGTTCAGAACCAAGAAGCAAATTTCTTCACATATCCAAGTctggaaaaaaaccatACAAAACAAAGTTAAGGACTCTTTGACTTTGTCACAGAGAGAGGAGGAGCTCTTACATCTCATCGAGCATGGTGCAGAACAAGCAGCGGAAACTTCAAATATGTTTTATGACATATTCGAGGAAATTATTGATTCATTACCTTCAATAAACGACGCAACGAATTCAACTCCTAATAATCTTCACGCCAGTAACACCAGTAACAATGCATTATCAGTACACTCAAGGTTACTAACGCCAATCACAGCTTCAAACGAGAAGAAGATAgagaatttcatcaaacACAACGCTGCATCTCAAGCGAAGACTCCCTTAATCTACGCTAAACACATTTACGAAAACATGGACGGCTATAAATGTGTACCATCTGAAAGACACCTTAGACAGCTTTCTCCCACAGAATCTCATCACGGAGGCGTTTTCGACAAGGATAAGATTTCAAGTAAGGAAGCTATCTTGGAAACAGCCAGAAATATCGAAATAGAGCAGAGGAAGATTATCAACAAGTACCAAAGACTATCCCGCATACAAGGACAAGAGAGTAATACAGAGTTCAGTTCCAATTCCAATTCCGGTTCGGAATACGAATCTGAAGAGGAAGTTGTTCCAAGGTCTGCTGCAGAGCCACAGTTACAAGGTAGGCTAGCACCATACTACAAGAACAACGGCATGCCATATCCTCTCTCCAAAGTACGAACCAGGCCAATGTACCCCAGACCTGCTGAAGACGTCTATAATTCGAACTATGCTCAAGGTCTACCCCAGTACCAATCTTCCTACTTTTCTCAACTTCTATTATCATCACCCCAACATTACGAGCATTCCCCACACCAAAGAAACTTTACACAGTCCAACCAATCGCATGGGAACTTCTATTGA